From one Cynocephalus volans isolate mCynVol1 chromosome X, mCynVol1.pri, whole genome shotgun sequence genomic stretch:
- the LOC134368103 gene encoding LOW QUALITY PROTEIN: putative nucleosome assembly protein 1-like 6 (The sequence of the model RefSeq protein was modified relative to this genomic sequence to represent the inferred CDS: inserted 2 bases in 1 codon) — MEGLGEHGAAGEASPLLGAVAAAATPQSLMENSLDADFIESLPLAVKYRVXRLSKLQAKSASLDAKYLREFHAIGRKFAGIYGPLLEKRRQIINALYKPTKEECEVKSKVADCDCNGVSDDSDAQMYGPENPEYDLQEYCEEDFEDVEEVFGEYEGIEGYYMDGEKEDPIGIPDSWLTVLKNVQEVIPLIKKHAASPF, encoded by the exons ATGGAAGGGCTGGGGGAACACGGCGCAGCCGGTGAAGCGAGTCCATTACTCGGCGCTGTGGCAGCCGCAGCCACCCCACAGTCTCTGATGGAGAACTCTTTAGATGCAGACTTTATAGAGAGCCTGCCTCTGGCGGTTAAGTACCGAGT CAGGCTCTCAAAGCTTCAGGCTAAATCCGCCAGCCTAGACGCCAAGTACCTGAGGGAATTTCATGCCATCGGGAGGAAATTTGCCGGCATCTATGGACCCTTATTGGAAAAGAGACGCCAGATCATCAATGCGCTGTACAAGCCCACGAAAGAGGAATGTGAGGTGAAGTCCAAGGTCGCGGATTGTGACTGCAATGGGGTGTCAGATGACTCTGACGCTCAGATGTACGGTCCGGAGAATCCGGAGTATGACTTGCAGGAGTATTGTGAGGAGGATTTCGAGGATGTCGAGGAGGTGTTTGGGGAGTATGAAGGAATCGAAGGATATTATATGGATGGGGAGAAAGAGGATCCTATAGGGATCCCCGATTCCTGGCTCACGGTTTTAAAGAACGTCCAGGAGGTCATTCCCCTGATTAAGAAACATGCCGCGAGCCCATTCTAA